The segment CATACTCATCTACAAATAGACTTAATTTGTGTAGCTTGTTTGCCTTGTCTTTCGGTTTTACTTCATTGTATTCCTTTGTATCATTGATTTCACTGTGGAATGCTTCCGTTTGGGCCAACTTGATTAGCTCTGCTTCCTGTCTTTCTTCAACACTTGTGGCTTCACTTATTTTTAGGTTTGAGACCCTTGATTTGCGTAGCATAACACTTGAGACGAGCAATAGCCTTGACAGTTTCAGAAAACTTCATCAAGCAGTCCAGTAATGTTGTTACGGCTGCTGGCCtgtgtgatgtttttctttgtgtccccttccttttttttctccaggtcCCGCCTCTCCCTCATTACTGGTGGATCAGCACACGTGAAGCCACTTGTAATGGGGGAACCATAAAAAGTGAAAGAACTGGCTGCGACGTGGTTGTTCAGTGGACCGTGGCAGCAGAGCTGTGTGTAGCGTGTGTTGTCAGGTAGCCTAGAAGCATTTTCGCGTTAAACGAGCAGTGAGTACTCCCTTGGTGTGGAAGGGAGGGTGTTGTTTTGTAGTTGCTGCTTTGTTGGCCCAGATTTACGTTTCTTTTGCGCGTGTTTTATAGGTGGTCCGGCTGCTCATTTGGAGCAGCTCGCTTTAGGTTtgcattatattctatttttttgtaaataaataattgtcCAGTTAAAGTTaacctgctctcctctctccttcttccaAAAACACCTGGGAAACATTTTATGTGCTACTCCCCCCATCCCCTGGGCTCAAACGGAGACATAACATATTTGGGGGCTTGTCCGGGATTGTTTTTTGGAAGAAGGTAACCGGGAAATGGTTGTTGTTTGGGCCGTAGTGTTGTGTATTGTCTCTGTAGTTGTCGTGGTAAGTGTGGTGTCAGAGTGTTGCCCAGTGTCCAGCCTTTATAAAGTGTATGGCGGCTTCTCCAGCTAGTTAGGTGAGTGTTCAGCTGGGTTGTCCAACCTTTCGGACACTCATTtattattttgccttttttattttcGGAGTAATTCTGGGCGGAGATAAACTTCTCTGTCGGGGGTAGGCATTTCAGGGCTTTGGTCGCTGAAGTTCAGCCTTTAAAGTTGCCTCGAGCCCGGTACGCTCCAGAAGATAGGTAGGTAAAGTTTTTGCTAAGTAGGTACTGCGGAAGtttgttgtttaaatgtttggCTCTGTACTTTAACTGTGTGGCATCCGGCATTGGGCTTACTGTGTTCCTGGTAGAGGTGAGCGAGTGCTTAAACGTTAGGTAAGTAACATTAGTGTGCAGCTAGGCTAGTGGTTAGCCGTAGCATTAAGTGTAGCTATATAACAGCTTAGCTTCGTGGTAACAGCGGTGTCGGATtgtgttgttgtgctgtttatCGTGGTGAGTATGGCAGCCTTCAACATTGATGAGTTTATTGTAAACCCTACACTTGGTCAGCTCGACATGTGTAGGAAGAGTGATCTATGTGAGATCGCTGAACATTATGGTGTATCTGTTGTGAGTTCCCTGTTGAAGGCAGAGCTTAAAGCGGTGGTCTTAAATGGCTTAATTGATAAAGGGGTTCGGGGGGGCAGCGGTTGATCGCTCTGAATCTCCGGTGATGGAGGAAGCCGAGCATCAGCCTGTCGGTACCACACCTGCTGTGCGGGATGGTGGAGGAAAAGCCGCTCACACTGCTGCAGTTCATGTCTTACTCTGCAGAGTCATCTCCTTGCTCCAGGGTAGATGCCCGGTGAAAGGTCCGCCTAGCTCGTCTTCAGATGGAGAAAGACAAACGTGAGCGTGAATTCCAACTTCGGAGGGAGTTGGAGCTCAAAAAGCTGGAGGCAGAGACAGCCATCAGAATGCGCCAACTGGAGATCCAGGCCAGCTCAGTTTGTGCTGCAACTGGCACACAGTCACCGTCAGGATCATCTGCGTTTGATGTGagtaaaaacatttctttggTCCCTGTGTTCCACGAGGCAGAGGTTGAGTCGTATTTTAGTGCATTTGAATGTATTGCCGTGGCTTTGCATTTGCCAAGAGATGTGTGGGCAATTCTTTTGCAATGCAAGTTGGCAGGTAAGGCTCAGGAGGCTTGTGCTTCTGTGTCGGTGGAGGACAGCTTAAATTATGACAAGGTTAAAGGTGCCATTTTGCGTGTGTATGAGCTGGTCCCCAAGGCATATCGGCAGCGTTTCCATGGCCTCAGAAAAATGTCAGATCAGACATATGCTGATTTTGCCAGAGAGAAAAGCGTTTTATTTGACAGATGGTGTGCAGCATGCAGGGCTGAAGATTGGTCCTCGCTACGTGAGTTGATGTTGTTGGAGGAGTTTAAAAACTGCTTGTCTGAGcacattgttgtttatttaaatgaacagAAGGTAAGCAATCTGCAACAGGCCGCTGCTTTAGCAGATGAGTTTGCGCTCACCCATAAGGCCACGTTGAGGTGTGATTTCCCTGCTCGCAGTTTAAAAACTGATGAAATGCCTGTCACAAGTGCTCCTCTTGTGCCATCTCCTGGTAAGAATGaaaaagctgtgtttttttctgttgtaagCCTGGTCATCTTGTTGCCAAATGTATAGCCTTGAAGAAAAAGCAACAGGGGGCGGGTCTTAAACAGCCTAAGGGTGTGGGTTTGATTAAGACTGTTGCTCCCAGCAGTCTGTTCCCAGCTCCAAGAGAGCCAGATGAATGTTTCAAACCTTTCATTTTTAACGgctttgtgtctctctcaggGAAAGCTGAGGATCAACGTCCGGTCACTGTGTTGCGAGATACAGCGTGCTCTCAATCTCTCATCCTCTCCAGTGTCCTGGTATTGAATAAGGAGTCTGCCTGCCAGGCGAGCACAGTGGTGAGAGGTACTGAAATGGGTTTCGTGCCTGCACCTCTTCACAGTGATCATGTGCAATCAAAGCTGGTAACTGGTTTCTTCCCAGTAGCTGTTCGTGCATGTTTTCCCATCGACGGTGTCGACTTCATCATGGGTAATGACATCGCTGGTGGTAAGATGTATCCTGTTGCTGAGGTTGTAGATGTCCCAGTTTCAGAGCCTGACCATGCTAACCTTGCCAAATCTCATCCAAACGTGTTTACTGCTTGTGTACTGACCCGAACTCAGGCCCGTAAGCAGGCAGAGGATGTCACTTTGTCTGACTCTTTGTTCTCCTCTGTGTTGGCTGATGACAGGTTGCCCCCTGGTGGTGGTTCAGTGAGCTGCGCTGTGAAGGAGCCTGAGGCTGTGCCAGAGTCTGGTGCTGCTCCTGCAGTGTCATTGTCGTTAACCCGTGAGTCACTAATCAGCGCCCAAAAAGTTGACCAGTCCTTAGCAaagtgttttgctgctgctactAATGTTAGTAAGTGTACTGACAAGCAGTCATTTTTTGTGGATGATGATGTGTTGATGCGTAGGTGGGTGTCACAGTCAGGTGATGCAGAGGAGGACTGGGGTAATATTTACCAGATAGTGGTGCCTGCAGGATGCCGTCAGCATGTGCTAGAGTTAGTGCAAGCTCCTGCTCAgtgcctcaggtcagctgatcagctgctccTTAATGTACCGAGGTCTAAGCGGAAGCTCAGAGGGGATAGAGCCTTTTCTGTAGCGGCTCTCAGATTGTGGAATGATTTACCTCTCCACATTAGACTGGCCCCCTCACTGTCCGTTTTACTCCTTGGCTTTTAACCCAGCGTGAGACTCTGctgttgttttactgttttattgtttttattgtttgtcttatgtttttatttttgtacagcactttgttccagttgtggttgtttttaaagtgctctataaataaagttgagttgagaaCAAAGTCCGGCAATCAGTTTTTGTTAACTGTAATGTGTGTGTCCACTTGTTTTCCTGAGGCCATCCCTTTGCATAAGATCACTGCCCCAGCTGTCACCAAGGTATTAACAAATGTGGCCAGAGCCGTATCAGGGCTCAGAATTAGGTTTGGTTAGTTACTTTGAAGTTACTTCAATTATAAGGCTCGCTTAAACGATCTAAAAGGCCACAGATCCCCCCAAAATGATACAGATGACAGTCAAATAATGGTCAGAGACAAAGGGCTTCCCCCAAGATTACAGTCTTTATTGCACTAagcagcacatttaaaataaaccaaactttaatTAATCTAAACGGTTTAAAGTACAGCCAGGAGCACAGGACAGCGGGCGTAGCCGTAGTCGGGGAGGGGAAAGTTAAATGGGGACAGAGTACTCACCACGCTCCCTGCCcaacacatgcgcacacacacacacacacacacacacagcaaaataacCAAACTACAAGGGAAAACTATAAAGTGTGAAGGACGTGCAAAATtaccactacacacacacacatttaagggGGTGTGAAGCTGGGGTGAGGAACTCTGAACACCAGTCCCTCCACCATCCGGGCGGCCACGCTATCACCAGTCCTGCAGCACTCAGAACAAGCAAGACAAAcaagaaatgtgttaaaaacacataagaCTGCTGCAAGAATCTATTAAAAGTCTCTTGGAGGAAATCAATCAAGGCCCCGGAGGACTAACATAACACAGGACAAAAGAAATTAACAGAAACCACCTAATATCATAAAAGGCAAAATAATACTGGTAATAATTCAAATATAGAACTACTGGATCAACAGTGAAACAAACTAaatgagcaaacaaacaaaacaaaataaacaaagctgaaggctctggctcctgatctacttttggagactttagggaccacgagcaaccctgcattctcagagcgcagtgttctggtgggataatatggcactatgagctctctaagatatgacggagcttgaccatttagagttttataagttaacagtaggatttaaaattcaattctggattttacagggagccagtgcagagaagctaaaacaggagaaatatgatctcgtttcttagttcctgttagtacacgtgctgctgcattctgaattagctggagagtttttaaagacttccCAGCTAGCAATTTCTTGTTCTGAAAACATTCTGACCATGTTACCTAGAATGTTCTTGTAATGTTTTTAGTGGGAAGTTTTCTTTAAGTTCCCAAAATGTTCTGACAGAATGTTCtctaaaaacactgtaaaaatattttgtgataaccttcttaaaatgttacaaatgaaaacattgttaTAACATTATGCCTTAATGTTCTTTAAAAGGTTTCCAGCtgacagtttttaatgtttccagAATGATATTGCTTGAGGGCTGTATAACAtgctttgaataaaaaaaaatctgcaaacgTTGTGTTATAATTTTAAattgaaatatttaaacattgAAATATTATGGCATCACCATTCAATTTCAAGATTAAACTTTCCTGACCGACCACTGGTCCTAGAATCACTGACAATTTACTTCATAATGGAATTTGACAGCGAACCCATGTAAATGTTTAACAACCTTTTAATTCAAAAACTTTTTGACCTTTTagaacaatttaaaaataaagccatacaagaacaaaacaaaaaaggtccTCTACTATATGTAACAATAAACCACTTTGAATAACACAATACAAGACAAAAAAACGAAAGTACAAAAacgtgcatgcgtgcgtgcatgtgtgtgtactgtatgtactgtgtgTTCATATGTCAGATGTTTCCGACAGCAGTGTGGGGCTCCCCTCACACTCTGCAGGACAGGAGTCATCCTCTGAACTGGGTCCACTTGCCTCATTCACCTGCATTATAACAAAAAGAGTATTTAAAATCAATTGTTTCTGATTCATCAGATGTTTTTTGGTAATCCTTTAAATTACATACCATTAATTATGAAGTAATTACTggaaattaaagctgcaagcaacgttgggcgggacctcgcactcgcgcccgtttcggcccccagcttatgttgtcactgtgaattatttagaaatatcaaacatattgccacaaacatcagaaaatccttacagagctgaacgttttgatgtttgaatgtttgctgtagctgtaggtatgtagaagtgatgtcacaatatgcaaattagatgagcgaatttcttcccatcagattcctcttccttcattttgaggaagagatgacaaaaacagcacaaaacaaaataaatctactgtgtaaatatgttcaaaatactgttttactgagatgtatgaaatccaatatggccaccgcctagtgacgccacagtatgcaaattagatgagttaatttactcctatcacaaactttgggtcacgatgaatagttttctcatttacagtatgcctttatctgtcaccactttcaagccacagccttttgaaatgttgaaatgaaaatggaatattttcctcaataaactctggcacctaaagggttaaaatggagattgtgcccctgtcatgtctgcatgtaagacacacacacacaccatgtttctgtgagtttgtgtgtgacagcggttgccatggtgatgaagtaggtgcacctggcagaagagcagagagagacagacagaacacagagaagagagctcttttagtggagatttaactcctcgaagaagttcttcccattcccagaCTGTtagtccaatcatgaaaataatgtgatgatgagagagataaagttatacagaagatctgtttagtagcagttgaggtggcacgTGTGCGTCTTTAAAGccgataaaataaacggtgtaggaggagatgtgttttttttaagagcatGTTTGAGGTGAAATCTTACtctgaaaggtcaaatagctcacttcctgttggaattaggtcatgggtgtcagcgcgtgatttgtaagtcaaacacaccagttttggtttgatcttgatacgacattcctacgggctgtagtggccattttagtgcacctaggtggcactagagagccccttttggcactttaggggttaataatgtgtatttgctgtttcaaatgaagtttctgctgctgtaatctgtcctttaaagattgtgagacacacagacagagagagccctgtggctgtgtgtgtgtgtgtgtgtgtgtgtgtgtgcagccgttgtcatggcgattaatgacttgcctgcacGTGAGGGGCACACAGAGCTCatgagagcagatcagcaaaggctgtttaatatgggtttgaactcctcgaacaagtccttcccatacccaaaccgttggtccaatcaagaaaataaagtgatggtgagagacagccacttctcgtgaacgcacatgtcatgttttatatttctacagtcaaaaatgtggtcactggagcgagtttaaaatgtgttgcaccccagctgtttccagaaatttctcctctgagtttacatgggagtgaatgagaaaaaaatcgccGCTCCCTTcactttggagccactcagcaaaaatgtgtatgtgtgagagattccatgtcaacatatctgtgagcaggacaaattttcctacgttttgtggtataaattgtgtatgtacagtgaaaattgtggccatggcagcgagttaaagacaaaagttttagacgatttttagagcctctccactctagctcacagcattccatgcaatacacacccattgtaaactgagaatttctccacttttgctcatggtacattgagaggcacagattaaaaacggtaaaagatatgaaaaagatgaaaacatgagtgaatagatgagacctgtggcaacatttgagagttggaatggagtctgtagctcaaagtatggagacgctgtaaaggCCAGAAAAAGCCcaaagattggtctctttctcccccctgctgccattcatttcctatgggacagctttggaagatcgtcaggatgtttttctgacatctcaccttatggaggccacaaaatccaaactaatcgagtaatgaaaaagttataaataagatctgattagaaggagttgatctgtcatctgtgcaagtttgaagccgataggATAAACGGTGTATCACAagaagattttttaggaaaggcagttttaaggcaaaatcttattttgaaaggacaaatagctcacttcctgttggatttggtcaggggtgtcagcgcttgatttttaggtcttgataaGACAAACACggcagttttggtttcatgtttctacgacgttcctacaggctgTAGTGGCcttttttgtgtgcctaggtggcgctagagagcccattttggcactttaggggttatattgatgattttctaaaatttttcaccggttctgatgtgcgtgccaattttggtgagtttttgagcatgtttagggggtcaaattccagttcaaagaggcggcgggagaaagaaagaataaacgcaccaaaaacaatagggtcttCGCCTTcagcgaggactgctctgtgagcagtcctctgcctttgGGCTCGGTCCCCAGTTATTAGTCATTGTATTATAGTCACTGGATATTACCTTACTTTTCTTTGTATCTACTTTACTTGGATATTAATggttattagggaccgagcatagaggcagaggactgctcacagagcagtcctggCCAAAGGCGagaaccctattgtttttggtgtgtttattctttctttctcccgccacctctttgaactggaatttgaccccctaaacatgctcaaaaactcaccaaaattggcacgcacatcagaaacagtgaaaaattttagaaaatcatgaaattaacccctaaagtgccaaaatgggctctctagcgccacataggcacacaaaaatggccgctacggcctgtaggaacgtcgtagaaacatgaaaccaaaactgccGTGTTTGTCTCatgaagacctaaaaatcacgcgacagatcaactccttctaatcagatcttatttataactttttcattactcgtacggtttggattttatggcctccataaggtgagatgtcagaaaaaagtcctgacgatcttccaaagctgtcccataggaaatgaatggcagcaggtgGAGAAAGTGACCAATCttagggctttttctagcatttacagcatctccatactttgtgctacagactccattccaactctcaaatgttgccacaggtctcatctattcactcatgttttcatcttttccaTATGTTTCACCGTTTttaatctgtgcctctcaaagtaccatgagcaaatgtggagaaattgtcagtttataatgggtgtgtattgcatggaatgccatgagctagagtggagagggctctaaaaaacgtctaaaacttttgtctttaactcgctgccatggccacaattttcactgtacatacacaatttataccaaaaaacgtaggaaaatttgtcctgctcacagatatgttgacatggaatctctcacacgtacacatttttgttgagtggctccaaagcgaagggagcgccgatttttttctcattcactcccatgtaaactcagaggagaaatttctggaaagagctgaggtgcaacacattttaaactcgctcctgtgaccacatttttgactgtagaaatataaaacacgacacgtgcgttcacgagaagtggctgtctctcaccatcactttattttcttgattggaccaatggtttgggtatgggaagaacttgttcgaggagttcaaacccatattaaacagcctttgctgatctgctctctcatgagctctctgtgtgcccctcacgtgcaggcaagtcattaattgccatgacaacagctgcacacacagacacagccacacggctctctctgtctgtttcacaatctttaaagcacagattacagcagcagaatcttcatttgaaacagcaaatacacattattaacccctaaa is part of the Epinephelus fuscoguttatus linkage group LG8, E.fuscoguttatus.final_Chr_v1 genome and harbors:
- the LOC125892873 gene encoding uncharacterized protein LOC125892873; this encodes MYPTNREYVQVVKTLIVKYPFLKDLEGNGYHAWHMSLRRKFKLDRAPLVDNDEVRRSKEKFGHQTLKQPVETARNSQRNISKASGVLGGDPSSIEAHAKVLHSQYQKMQPDTKIIRDRMQQTFAWRQKEIADGMTVDDTVFLEDTNRGKAEDQRPVTVLRDTACSQSLILSSVLVLNKESACQASTVVRGTEMGFVPAPLHSDHVQSKLVTGFFPVAVRACFPIDGVDFIMGNDIAGGKMYPVAEVVDVPVSEPDHANLAKSHPNVFTACVLTRTQARKQAEDVTLSDSLFSSVLADDRLPPGGGSVSCAVKEPEAVPESGAAPAVSLSLTHARPTGKDE